CAGGGGCGGTGGGGGAATCGGTGAGGGCTTTGATGGATTCAAGCGTAATAGATAAGGGCCACAGTCCGCCCGCGGCGTGGGAGGGCCCGATACCCGGCGCGGGTCTCTAGCCTAGAAGGATGGGCAGGCAAGACAATCCAGGAACTCACGGCTCCCGTCAGGGCGCTTCCGGCAGCGGAGCGGGCTCGGGCCGGAACCGGGCGGGCGCATCGACGCGCAATACCGTCCGCCGGCCTGCCCGGAAACCAGGCAGCGCGGTGTACCGCCGTCGCAGGCTGTTCGTTGGCGCCGCACTCCTGCTCGTGATTGCGCTCGGCCTCGGCGGATTTGCCGCCGCCGCCAGCCTGCTCAACGCCGGGGCGCCCTCCTCGGACGGAGCAGCTGCTGCTTCCGCGCCGGTAGCGACGCCGGCCGGCACTCCGCAGGCCACGGCGTCTCCTTCGGCCACTCCGACGGGCAACGGCTGCGAGCAGAACCTCGTGACTGTCGCGGCGTCCACGGACAAGCCAGCCTACGCGGCAGGCGAAAATCCGTTGCTCACGCTCAAGGTGACGAACGGCAACCGGGTGCCTTGTGAGATCAATATCGGCACGTCCCAGATGGAGTTCCTCGTCACGAGCGGCTCGGACCGGATCTTTTCATCCACCGACTGCCAGTCGGACGCGACCGAACTCGTGAAGACCATCGCGCCGGGTCAGAGTGAAACGGCCAATTTCCCCTGGCAGCGCAACCGCACGGTTCAGGGCTGCGCGCCGATCGAGGCCAAACCGGGCGCCGGCGGCGCCTATTACGTCTTCACCGCCCAGCTGGCGGGAAAGACCAGCCCCAAAGCCGTGTTCCAGCTGAATTAGACCCCGGCGGACCTCACAGGAACCTGTCCAGGAGACTTGCCTCGGCCATCCGGCTGAGTCCCTCGCGGACCGTCCGGGCACGCTGGTCGCCGATGCCATCGACGGTCATCAGGTCATCAATCGTGGCCGCCATCAGGAACTGCAGGCCGCCGAAGTGGTCCACCAGGCGGTCGGCGACGGCCTTCGGCACGGCCTTCAACCCGGAAAGCAGCCGGTAGCCGCGCGGCTGGACCACGGCGTCGAGGTTGGCCTCGCCGCCCGCGAAGCCAACGATCCCGGCAATTTTTCCCAAGTCGATCAGCTCGGTGGGGCCAAGGTTCACCAGCGCCTTCACCGCCTGGTCGATGTCCTCTGCAGAAGTGTCCGGGCCTGAGTAATCCCGGATGATCACATCACTGCCCGGGCCGCGTCCCACCGTCAGCTCGTCCAGCTGGAGCGAGAGCAGCCGCCCGTCCTCGCCGAGCTCCAGCACGTACTGCGAAATCTCCTCGGAAATCCGGCGCACCATCTCCTGGCGCTGCAGCGTCACCGCCACATCGCGGACGGTCACCATTGCCTCGATTTCCAGGGCGGAGAGCGAACTGGTCACCTGGTCCAGTCGCGAGCGGTAGCGCTCCAAGGTAGCCAGGGCCTGGTTGGCGCGGGCCAGGACCTTCTCCGAACCTTCCAGCACGTGCCGCAGCCCGTTGACATACAGCGCGATGATTTGCATGGACTGGCTCACCGAGATCACCGGCACGCCGGTCTGGATCGCGACGCGCTCAGCGGTCCGGTGCCGGGTCCCGGACTCCTGGGTTTCGATGCTGGAATCCGGGACCAGCTGCACGGCCGCGCGCAGAATGTTGCTGGCGTCCTTGTCGCAGATGATGGCACCGTCCATCTTCGCCAGTTCGCGCAGCCGGGTGGGGGAAAAATCGATGCCGATGTCGAATCCGCCCGAACAGATTGACTCGATGGTCCTGTCGATGCCCAGCACGATCAGGGCCCCGGTCCGGCCGCGAAGGATGCGTTCCAGTCCGTCGCGAAGTGCGGTGCCCGGTGCCACTCGGCCCAGCGTAGCCTTGAGCGAATCTTCCGGGCTCCGAGCCATAGATTTTCCCTTCAAAGGTGCAGGTCTCAGCCCGCAAGTGCGCCGGTTTCCAGTGTTGGCCGGCAGGATCAAAAGTACTCGGTTTCCCGCTCCCACCATAGTAGAGGCAAAGGGAGCCAAGTTCCGCACGGACAAGCCCCAAAGTGGTCCATTGCGACGCGCGTGGGACCGCCCGAAGAACGCCCCCCCCGGGCCATATCCCGGACCGGCATATTTGGCCCACGGTTCGACCGTTTCGACCCGGGGCTGCACCCGCTTCGCGGCGGCAGCCCCGGCTGCGATAAACTTGGACCCTTGGGTGAACCGTCGGGCGGCCCGCCGCCCCCGGCACACATCGCACCACGCCGAAATCCCAACAGAATCACCCGCGATCCCACCGGCCCAGCCGGGCCCGGCAGGCCCGGGGGCGCCACCACCAACGCCGCAGCGAAAGTAGCATCGTGTCTCAAGAAGTCCTTAGCCCCGCCCGAGTCCAGGAGATTCACAAGCAGGCGGCCCGGCGTCGGACTTTCGCGGTCATTTCGCACCCCGACGCGGGTAAATCCACGCTGACCGAGGCGCTCGCGCTGCACGCAAAGGTGATCGGCACTGCCGGCGCCTCCAGCGGCAAGGCCAACCGCAAGGAAACCGTCTCGGACTGGATGCAGATGGAAAAGGACCGCGGTATCTCGATCAGCTCCGCGGCGCTGCAGTTCTCCTACCGGGACACCGTGATCAACCTGCTGGACACCCCCGGCCACGCCGACTTCTCCGAGGACACCTACCGGGTGCTGGCCGCCGTAGACTGCGCCGTGATGCTTGTGGACGCCGCCAAGGGCCTGGAAACCCAGACGATGAAGCTCTTCGAGGTCTGCAAGCAGCGCAACCTGCCGATCATCACGGTGATCAACAAATGGGACCGCCCCGGCCTGGACTCGCTGGCGCTAATGGACGAAATCACCGAGCGCACCGGCCTGAAGCCGATGCCGCTGACCTGGGCCGTGGGCATCTCCGGTGACTTCCGCGGTGTCTGGGACCTGCGCAATGACCGTTTCGCCCAGTTCAAGCGAAACAATTCCGGCGCCAACATCGCGCTTACCGAATACTTCACGCCGGAGGCGGCCGCGGCCAGCCAGGGCGAGGACTGGTCCAACGCCGTCGATGAGGCCGGGCTGGTGATCGAGTCCAACCTGGAGTTCGACATCGACGCCTTCCACGCCGGAGAGGCGACCCCGATCCTTTTCAGCTCCGCAGCGCTGAACTTCGGCGTCAAGGAGATCCTTGATGCCCTCGTGGACTTCGCCCCGCCCGCGGCCCCGCGGCCCGACGTTGACGGTGCCCCGCGGGCCGTCGACGCGCCCTTCGCCGGATTCGTCTTTAAGGTCCAGGCCGGCATGAACAAGGCGCACCGGGACCACGTCGCCTTCATCAGGGTCTGCTCCGGCGTTTTCGAACGTGGCATGGTGGTGACCCAGGGGCGGACCGGCAAGTCCTTCGCCACCAAGTACGCCCAGCAAGTCTTCGGCCGGGAGCGCGAGGTAATCGACGAGGCATTCCCCGGTGATGTTGTGGGCCTGGTGAACGCCTCCTCGTTGCGGGTCGGGGACAGCCTGTTTGTCGAGAAGCCGGTGGAGTTCCCCGCGATCCCGCTGTTCGCCCCGGAGCATTTTCAGGTGGCGCGGTCCAAGGACCCCAGCCGTTTCAAGCAGTTCCGCCGCGGCATCGAACAGCTTGAGCACGAGGGCGTTATCCAGGTGCTCCGTTCGGACGTCCGCGGCGACCAGGCCCCGGTGCTGGCCGCCGTCGGGCCCATGCAGTTCGAGGTAGTTGAAGACCGGATGGCGCACGATTTCAGTGCGCCGATGCGGCTGGAACGGCTGCCGTACTCGATCGCCCGGATTTCGACGGCGGACGCCATGCCGGCGCTGGCCAACGTCCCCGGGGCCGAGGTGCTGCTGCGCTCCGATGGCGAATACCTGGCCTTGTTCAACGACGTCTGGGCCCTGCGCCGGATCGAAAAGAACCACCCGGACCTGACACTGCTGCCGATCGGCACGCACAACCCCGCCAAGTAGCTGCCGGCACCGCGTGCGTGCGTGGCAGGATGATCCGCCGCAGGTCTTCCTGAATCACCTTTCCGCGGTATCATAAGTAACCTTGCTAATGATGCGGGCGCCCCACCTTTCGGCTTTTTGGACTGATCCGCGCGATTTCGTCGGCGGGCCCCGCACTTTAAGGGACAACGAACACTCTTTGACTGACTACAACAGAAAACTCGGCATGGAACCAGGCTTCCTGCTGAGCGGCCGCTACCGGATCCAAGCCCTCATCGGCACGGGAAGCCAGTCCACCGTGTACCGAGCCCATGACGAACTCCTGCAGCGGGAAGTGGCAGTCAAACTCTTCCGGGACGACGCGGATGATCTTGAACATACCCGCCGGCAGGGGCAGGAGGTCCGCATCCTCGCGGGGATGGGCCACCACGCCCTGGTGACGCTGTTCGACGCCGGCGCGGACCTCAGCGACCCGGAGGCGCGCCTCACCTACCTCGTGATGGAACTGGTCCGCGGACCGGACCTGCGCCACCGTGCCGCCCAGGGGCCGCTCTCCGCTGCACACATGGCCCTGATCGGCCACGACCTGGCGGACGGACTCTCCTACATTCATCATCACGGGATTGTGCACCGCGATGTAAAGCCGGCCAATATCCTGCTGGTCGATTACAGCAACGACGACAGGCGCCCCCGGGCCAAGCTCAGCGACTTCGGTGTTGCCGTGATGACGGGCAGCGGACCCGTGGGCGACGACTCCGGAACCTCCGGGACGCCCGCTTACCTGAGCCCGGAGCAGGCTGCCGGTGAACCGGCCGGGCCGCTCAGCGATGTATATTCCCTCGGACTGGTGCTGCTCGAAGGGTTAACCGGAAAGATGGCGTACCCCGGTGCCCCCATCCAGTCCGCCGTCGCGCGGCTGCTCCACGACCCGGACATCCCCGAAGAACTTGCCCCCATCTGGACGTCGCTGCTGTCCTCCATGCTTGCCCGGGACCCGGCGGATCGGCCGCCGGCCCGGGAGGTTTCCCTCGCGCTGCGCCAGGAAGTCATCAACGGCGCGGCCCGCCACCGCCTGGAGGCAGCCCCCGGCGGGACCGGCGAGGAAGCCAGGATGCGCGCGGTGGAGCGCTACCGGATCCTCGACACGCCGTCCGACGGTGCCTTCGACCGGATCGCACGCCTCGCGGCACGGATGTTCGCCGTGCCCGTGGCGATCGTGAGCGTGGTGGACCACGACCGGATCTGGTTCAAGGCCCATCACGGCACTGACGTTACGCAGATTGGCCGCGACCCGGGGCTGTGCGCCTCCGCGATCCTGCAGGACGAAACCTGGATCGTGGAGGACGCCACCCGGGATCCCCGCAGCCTCGCCAACCCCCTGGTGGCGGGCGAGTTCGGCCTGCAGTTCTACGCCGGAGTCCCGCTGCGCACCCCCGACGGCTACAACCTGGGCACCTTCTGCATCTTGGACCGGGAACCCCGGGTGTTCAGCGCCGCCGATACACGTGCGCTGGAGGACCTGGCAGCGATCGTGATGAATGACCTGGAGATGCGGTTGCAGAGCAGGGAAGCGATCGCCAGTTAGCAGGTATTAGCGCCAGCCGGCACGGAGCGCCAGTTCCAGCTCAAACCGCGCCTCGGGGTCCTCCAAGGCGTCGCCGAACAACTCGCGCAGCTGCGCCGCCCGGTACCCCACCGTCTGCGGGTGGATGCCGAGCTCTGCGGCCACCGGACCACGCTGGCCCCAGTGCCGCAGCCAGGACAGCAGCGTCTCCGCGAGCCGCTCCCGCTGCGCCGGGCGCAGCCCCTCCAGCGGCGCCAGCCTGCGGTTGGCCAGTTCTGCGATTGCTGAGGGCTCCGCCCCGAGGATCACCTCGGCCAAATGCTCGTCCGCCCAGATGGGCGGGTCCTCCGGGCCGTCCCGGGGCTGCAGGACCGAGGCAGCGAGCACTGCCAGACGCAGCGAATCGGGGACTTTCTCCCAGCTCCCGGCGGGCCCAACCGCCGCCCCGCGGCCACGCAAGGCCTTCTCAAGGTCCGCCCGCGCGGAGGGTGACTGCCGGGCCGGAACCAGGGCAACGGCGTCGGTCTCGCGTTCGATCACAAGTGTTCCGGCGCCCAGCCTCAGCCGCAGCCCCGCGGCCCGGTCCACCGGCAGGGTCACCACCACCATCCGCTGCGGCAACGACCAGTCCGCCATCGCAGCAGTCTGGCGCAGTGCCGCCTCATCCGCCTGTCCCAGCAGGAGCAGGTCGAGCAGTTCGGTGCGCCGGCGGTCCACCGCGCCGGCACGTTCCGATTGTTCAAAGGCGTAGGCTTCGGCGCTGACGGCGGACAGTTCGTCGATGTAGGCCAGGATCGATTCACCCAGGTCCACCACCACGCTCTGGCCAAGGTGGTGTTCCACCGAAACCCTGGACATCTCGCGGAAGGTGACCCGGGCCCCCATCCGGTAGGCGCTCAGCAGCGCGTCCATGCTCCGTCCCTGCCGGAACTCCCCGCTCCCCAGCCCTGCCACGAGTTGCCTGCTCTCCTCCGAAAGGGCAGGCAGCCGGGTTGCCGGCAACTGCAGGAAGCGCTCCAGTGCCGCGGCCACCCCCCGGCGCAGCCCGCGGCCGAAGCGGCCTTCAATCGGCCTGGCGTAGGCCGGAACAAGCTGCGGCACGGCGTCGATGATGGCCTCGACAATTCCCGGCATCATCGGCCGGAGCACGTCACTGACCTCACGCGGCAAGGCCAGCCACGGCGGATCGGCAGCGGAAGCGGGAGTGCCCGACGGGGCTGTATTCATGGGCCTGGTTCCAATATGTTGTTGCGGGGAGACAGTTTATCTACTTCGATCGTATGCCTAGGGTGAAGAAGTATGACCGCCACTGACATAAGCTTGATACATGATCCGGCTCCGTAAGCTGGCGCGCGCCGCATCTCTACTGACCACCCCCCTAGCTCCAGAAGACATTCTGTCGCTGTTCAATCCTGTGTTTTCCGCCCGCCAACTGCGCGGTGTGGTCACTCGGGTGGTTCCAGAAACGGCCGATTCCGCCACAATTTTCTTCCGTCCCGGCCGCGGCTGGCAAGCACACCTCGCCGGCCAGTGGGCCCGCATTGGCGTCGAGCTTGACGGCGTCCGCCACTGGCGCTCGTATTCGCTCAGCGCCCCCGCCGGCAAGGACCCGGCCATCACCGTCAGTGACATGGGTGCCGTCTCCGGCACTTTGGTGCGCCACACCAAGCCCGGCGACGTTCTCTTCCTGGCGCCGCCGCAGGGTGACTTCGTGTTACCGGAGCACCCGAGGCCACTGCTGATGCTTACTGCCGGGAGCGGAATCACCCCCGTTATGTCGATGATCCGCACCCTCGTGCCGCACCGGCCCGACTCCGACGTTGTCCTCATTCACACGGCCCGGACCCCGGCGGATGCCATCTTCCGCGAAGAATTGGCCGAACTCGCGGACCAGTTCCCCAATTTCCAGGTCACCAACTGGTTCACCGGCGAACGTGGACGGCTGGATTTCACGTCGACGGCCGAGCTGGACGGACTTTGCCCGGATTGGCGCCAGCGCGCCGCTTACGCCTGCGGCCCCGAAAGCTTCCTGGACGACGCCGAGGCGCTCTGGGAAGCTGAGGCCGCCACCGCGGTGGCACAGCCGGAAGCCAGCCTCACGATCGAACGCTTCAGCACCAAGCTGGCCGGCGGTTCAGGGCACGACGGCGGATTGGTCACCTTCGAGGCGTCGGACCGCGAAGTCGAAGCCGGCGGCGACACTCCGCTGCTCGACGTCGGCGAGGATGCCGGCGTCCTAATGCCCAGCGGGTGCCGGATGGGCATCTGCCACAGCTGCCTCATCCCGCTCCGGGCCGGCCAGGTCCGTGACCTGCGCACGGATGAAGTCCATGGCGAGCCCGGCCAACTAATCCAGACGTGTGTTTCGGCAGCCGCCGGACCCGTTAACCTCGACCTCTGAGGAGTACCACAGCATGACGATTGTTTCTGACAAGCAGGACCTGTCCGAGGACGCTCCCCAGGGCGCCAATGACTCTGCCAAGGCGCCCGCTTCCGTGAAGACGCGGCCCGGTGCCCTCGCCGAGTCCGGCAGCCCGACCGTTCGGCCGCCGGCCGCCGCGCACCTCTCCGATGAGCAGGTCGCGGAGCTCGGCCGTGAACTCGACGCGATCAAGGACGACATCCTTGCCAAGCGCGGGGCGTCCGATGCCGCCTACATCCGCCGTATGATCAAGATCCAGCGCGGACTGGAGATCTCCGGCCGGGCCGCCCTGCTGGTGAGCAAGAACAAGGCAGCCTGGGTCACCGGAACCACGCTGCTGAGCTTCGCCAAGGTCCTGGAAAACATGGAGCTGGGGCACAACATCCTGCACGGCCAGTGGGACTGGATGCGGGACCCGGACATCCACTCCACCACCTGGGAGTGGGACTTCGTTACCCCGGCGCGCGCCTGGCAGCACACCCACAACGACCTGCACCACCGCTGGACCAACGTCATCGGCAAGGACAACGACGTCGGATACAACCTGCTGCGTATGGACGCCCAGCAGGAATGGAAGCCGTTCAACCTCGGCAACCCGGTGTACAACGCACTGCTGGCACCGGTCTTCGAGTGGGGCATCGCGATCTACGATCTTGAGCTGCAGGATTACAAAGAGGGCAAAAAGTCCAAGGAAGCCCTCACCAAGGACCTCAAGGCGCTGGGCCGCAAGGCCCTCAAGCAGTTCACCAAGGACTACGCGGCCACGCCCGCCGTCGCCATGCTGACCGGCTCCGGCAAGCAGGCGCTCTACGGCACCCTGACCGCGAACGCAGTTCGAAACGTCTGGGCCCACGCGGTTATTTTCTGCGGGCACTTCCCCGACGGGACCGACACCTTCACCGAAGAAATGGTCGAAGGTGAGACCCGCGGCGACTGGTACGTGCGGCAGATGATCGGCTCCGCCAACATCTCCGGCTCCAAGTTTATGCACCTGATGACCGGCAACCTCTCGCACCAGATTGAGCACCACCTTTTCCCGGACATCCCGTCCAACCGCTACGCGGAGGTGGCCCCGAAGGTGCAGGAGATCTGCAGGCGCTACGGCCTGCCGTACACCACCGGCCCGATCTGGAAGCAGGTCGGCTCCACCTGGGCCAAGGTCTTTAAGCTCGCTTTGCCGCCCAAGAAGGCCTAGCTCAACCGATCCGACTGAAGCAGGGGGGCCCGCCGTACCGGTGGGCGCCCCTGCTGCGTGTTGTGGCCGGTGCTCCGTCCCAGTGGCCTGCCCGGACGGCCCGGCGGGGCCGGGAAGTGCGCGGATTCCGGCCAGCGCCAGGCCCGCGGGTGTCCGCAGCCGGGCGGGAACGTCGCGACGGTCCGGGTGTCAGTCTCTGGCCGCCACCCCAAGCACGTGCGCCAGCGGCGGGTTGCCCGGCAGGACCGAGAAACCGAAGCGCTCAAGCCCCTGGACTGTAAACCCCGCCCGGGCGATGCCGCCAACGGTGTCCCGGTTCGGGTGGCAGCCGCCCGCCAAACGGCTCCACAACGGCGTAATCAGGTCCTCAGCGGCAGCAAGCACCCGGTGCGCCGAGCGGACGTGCTCGTAGAACAGCAGCAGCCCGCCCGGCCGCAGGACCCGAACCACCTCCGCCAGGGCAACGGACTGGTCCGCGACGCTGCACAGCACCAGGCTGGAGACCACAACGTCGACGGAGGCATCCGCCGCGGGCAGCGACTCCGCCACGCCGTCCTGCACCATGACCGGCACGGATGCGTTGCGGGCGGCGTTCCGGGCCAGCTCCCGGAGGGTGGGGTCCGGTTCGAGGGCCAGCACGGTTCTCACAGCGGAGGGATAGAACTCGAAGGTGGCACCGTAGCCGGCCCTGATTTCGATGACGACGCCGCGTGCCGCTGCCACGAGGCGCCGCCGGTGGTCCGCTGCGCCGCGGGCGTCCATCCGCGGACCGACGCGGGCGAAAGATCGTCCGAACGATCGGCTGGGTGGGCTCGTCTCGGGCATGTGGCCTCTTTTCCGGTCAGCTGACCTCAATTACTCCCATCATTCCCAGGTCCTCATGGTCCAGGATGTGGCAGTGGTAGACAGAGCGGCCGCTAAAGTCACGGAACGCGATCCGGACCGTGGCCCGCCCGTTCGCCCGCACATTCACCACGTCCCGCATGATAACGCCCTCGACTGCCTGGCCGTTGTCCTCGATGAGCTGCATCGGCCACACATGGAGGTGGAAAGGGTGGTCCATGGGGCTGGTGTTGACCAGCGTCCATTCCTCCACGCTTCCGGCCGGCACTACTGTATCGGTGCGGGAGCCGCTGAATTCGCGGCCGTTGATGCTGAACCCCATCATGCCGGACGGCCTTCCTTGTCCCATGCCCATGCCCATGGCCAGGAGCAGCTGCCGGCGCGCGGTGACGGTGGCCGTTCGGAGGTCCTCCGGCGCCGGCCGGGGCGGGACCGCAGCGGGCGCGTCCGCGGATTCGCCGCTGACCCGAAAGACGGCCAGCGCCGCCGGCCCGCGGCCGGTAAGCGGCCCCTGCCGCATCATGCCAGGCATACTGCCACGGTTGTAGGGAAGCGCCTGTAAAACGGTGTCGCCGGCAGTTGCCGTCACCAGCAGGTCCGCCCGGTTTCCCGGCGCCAGCAGGAGTTCCTCAACTCTGCCGGGCACGGGGGACCGTCCCGAATCCATGCCAATCAGGTCCAGCCGCTGGCCGTCCAGCCGGAGCCGCAGGAAGCGGGCGGCGCAGGCGTTGATAATCCGCCAGCGTTCCCGTTCGCCCGGGCGGGCGGTGAGCAGCGGGTTGCGTTGACCGTTGAGCAGGAGTAATTCGCCTTCCCGGCCCGCCATCCGCTCCGGCTGCGACACAGCGGCGACGCTGCCGGCGCTGTCCAGGGTGGTGTCCGAGACCAGCAGCACCCGGTCCGCGCTCACCGGGATGGTCCCGGAGTCCTCGACGATAATCGCACCGAAAAGACCGGCGAAGATCTGCCCGGCCACCGTGCCATGGTGATGCGGGTGGTACCAGTACACGCCCGGCGGATGGTCCGGAGGCAGCCGGTAGCTGTAGTCGAACGCCTCCCCGGGCCTGACGGCGAGAAACACGTTGTCGCCATTGGCTTGCGGGGACACGTGCAGGCCATGGACGTGCAGGTTGGTTGCTTCGTCCAGGCCATTCACCAGCCGGATGGTGAGCTCGTCTCCGGGGCGCAGCCGCAGGGTGGGGCCTGGAGAAGTGCCGTTGTAGCACAGCGCGCTGGCAGGGCGGCCGCCAAGCTCGACTTGGCCGTGCGCGGCTTCAAGGGTGAGTTGCAGCTTGCCGGCCGTGCTGCGAAGTTCCGGGGGGATGCGCAGTCCGGGGCCCTCCGCGTCGGCCATTCCACCGTTCGGTGGCTCGGCGGAAGCCAGGGACCACCACAGCCCGGCTCCGCCTGCCACAGTGGCCGCCGTGCCGAGGCCGCCCAGGAGCAGGGTGCTGCGACGGCTGATTGGCCGCACTAGGATTCCTCGCCGAGGACTTTCACGTTCTCGCGGTACTGTTCCGTGGTGAGCTCGCCCTTGGCAAAACGTTCGTCCAGGATCAGCCGTGCCTGGCTCTTTCCGCCCGGTGTGCCCGGCGTGCCGGGGAAGCCGGGGCCGGCCGGGGGAGTACCCGGCTGGCCATAGCTTGGGGTGCCGTAGTGGCCGGGTTGAGCCGGCCCGCGGCGGCCGGCTCCGCCGCTGAACGTGCGGACCGCGAGCAGCACCAGCGCTGCGATCCCGACCAGCAACAGCGCGCCCCAGAGCCACATCCAGCCGATGCCGTTTCCGTAGTTTCCCATCATGGCCGCTTCCTCTCGCCCCTCGCCCCTCGCCGCTCGCCGCTCGCCGCTCGCCCCTCGCCGCTGTCCTGTCCTGTCCTGTCCTGTCCCCATCGTCGGCCGGATACCGGGCGGCGGCTAGGGTCCAAAGTCGCTTCCTGAGGGTCTTGCTGCGTTGCTGCCCGGTTACTTCGTCAGGGTGTGCTGCAGGCGGGATAAGCGCCTGCGGAGATCCAGCGGCGACTCAGCGGGAACGACTCAGCTGATCAGCAGGCTCAGCGCCTCGGTCAGGTGCCCGACTTCCCGCACCGAGAAGCCCGCGGGCACCGGTCCGGGGCCATTGGGGCTGGCCGGCACCACGGCATGGGTAAAGCCCAGCCGGTGGGCTTCCTGGATCCGCTGGTTGATCCCGGGGACGGCGCGGACCTCGCCGGCCAGTCCCACTTCACCAAAGGCGATGAGCCGCTGCGGCAGGGGTTTTTTGGCTTTCGCCGAGGCCACGGCCAGCGCGACGGCGAGGTCGGTGGCGGGTTCACTGAGCTTCACGCCGCCAACTGTCGCCACGTAGGAATCGTCCTTGTTCAGCAGGCAGCCGGCCCGCTGCTGGAGTACGGCCAGCAGCATGGCCACCCGGGAACTGTCGAGTCCGCTAGTGGCCCGGCGGGGTTGGGCACTGGAGCTTTCTGCCAGCAGGGACTGCACCTCCGCGAGCAGGGGCCGGCGCCCTTCCAGGGTCACGGTGATGCAGGTGCCCGAGACCGGCTCCTTGGTCCGCGAGACGAAGAGCCCGCTCGGGTCGGCCAGGCCTTCGATCCCGTCTTCGTTCAGGTCGAAGCAGCCGACGTCGTCCGTGGGCCCGTACCGGTTCTTGACGGCCCGCAGCAGCCGCAGCCGGGAGTGTCGTTCGCCTTCAAACTGGCACACCACGTCGACCAGGTGCTCGAGCAGCCGGGGTCCGGCGATCGAGCCGTCCTTGGTCACATGGCCGACCAACAGGGTGGTCATGTTGCGGCGTTTGGCGGCGGCGATCAGGGAGGCTGCGACCTCCCGGACCTGCGAGACACCGCCGGCGCTGCCTTCGACATCGGCGCTGCTGAGTGTCTGCACGGAGTCCACGATCAGCAGCCGCGGCTCCAACTTCTCGACCTGCCCCAGGGCTTGGCCGAGGTCCGTCTCGGCGGAGAGATACAGGGATTCGGCGACGGCGTCGATGCGGTCCGCGCGCAGCTTGACCTGCGCTGCGGATTCCTCGCCCGTGATGTAGAGGACATCCTGTGCGGTGCGGGCAAACTTGGCGGCAACGTCCAGCAGCAGGGTTGACTTGCCGACGCCGGGTTCGCCCGCCAGCAGGATCACGGCGCCAGGGACCAGCCCGCCGCCGAGCACACGGTCCAGTTCATCCACCCCGGTGGGCAGGAAGGCAGCGGTGGTGGCATCCACTTCGGAGATCCGGCGGGCCGGTTCCAGCACGCTGGTGGCCGCCGTTGTGCGCGCCACGGCGCCGCCGGTTTCCTCAACGGTGCCCCAGGCCTGGCACTCGCCGCAGCGGCCCACCCACTTAGCGGTGGTCCAGCCGCATTCCGCGCATTTGTAGCCCGGCGCCTTGGTGGCGCGGGAAGTCTTGGTAGCCATTGCTCCACCTTATCGGCGCCCTGTGACAAGCACGCTTCCGCGCCGCGGCGACTACAGCGGCCAATACCGCGGCGACTACAGCGGCGGAAGGATGTCCCGGGCTTCCCCGGAGTCGACCCCGGCCGCCTCAAGCAGGTCCACCATCAGCGGACGGAACAGCATCACCACCGTTTCGCCTTCCAGCCGCTGCACATCCAGCAGCCGCGGGTGCAGGCGCCCGGCAATTTCCCGTAATTCCGTCCGGGCCGTCCGCAAGTGGGCGCGGCGGACGCCGTCGTGCACTTCGGCCAGGCCCAGGGAGAGTTCGTCGACGGCATCGGCCGTGTCATGCAGGACCTCGGCGATGTTCTGCGTCGCCTCGTCGGACAGGGCCGCATGATTGATGGCGCTGGTCAGGCGGCGGGCAAAGACGCGGCTGTTACGCAGTGCCAGGTCGATGTAGTCGAGCGACTGTTCCATCTGGTCCAGCTCGTCCCGGTGCCTGCGGTAGGCCGGCGACAGGGTCGCCA
This genomic window from Arthrobacter sp. EM1 contains:
- a CDS encoding acyl-CoA desaturase, which translates into the protein MTIVSDKQDLSEDAPQGANDSAKAPASVKTRPGALAESGSPTVRPPAAAHLSDEQVAELGRELDAIKDDILAKRGASDAAYIRRMIKIQRGLEISGRAALLVSKNKAAWVTGTTLLSFAKVLENMELGHNILHGQWDWMRDPDIHSTTWEWDFVTPARAWQHTHNDLHHRWTNVIGKDNDVGYNLLRMDAQQEWKPFNLGNPVYNALLAPVFEWGIAIYDLELQDYKEGKKSKEALTKDLKALGRKALKQFTKDYAATPAVAMLTGSGKQALYGTLTANAVRNVWAHAVIFCGHFPDGTDTFTEEMVEGETRGDWYVRQMIGSANISGSKFMHLMTGNLSHQIEHHLFPDIPSNRYAEVAPKVQEICRRYGLPYTTGPIWKQVGSTWAKVFKLALPPKKA
- a CDS encoding methyltransferase domain-containing protein encodes the protein MPETSPPSRSFGRSFARVGPRMDARGAADHRRRLVAAARGVVIEIRAGYGATFEFYPSAVRTVLALEPDPTLRELARNAARNASVPVMVQDGVAESLPAADASVDVVVSSLVLCSVADQSVALAEVVRVLRPGGLLLFYEHVRSAHRVLAAAEDLITPLWSRLAGGCHPNRDTVGGIARAGFTVQGLERFGFSVLPGNPPLAHVLGVAARD
- a CDS encoding SHOCT domain-containing protein, whose amino-acid sequence is MMGNYGNGIGWMWLWGALLLVGIAALVLLAVRTFSGGAGRRGPAQPGHYGTPSYGQPGTPPAGPGFPGTPGTPGGKSQARLILDERFAKGELTTEQYRENVKVLGEES
- a CDS encoding multicopper oxidase family protein yields the protein MRPISRRSTLLLGGLGTAATVAGGAGLWWSLASAEPPNGGMADAEGPGLRIPPELRSTAGKLQLTLEAAHGQVELGGRPASALCYNGTSPGPTLRLRPGDELTIRLVNGLDEATNLHVHGLHVSPQANGDNVFLAVRPGEAFDYSYRLPPDHPPGVYWYHPHHHGTVAGQIFAGLFGAIIVEDSGTIPVSADRVLLVSDTTLDSAGSVAAVSQPERMAGREGELLLLNGQRNPLLTARPGERERWRIINACAARFLRLRLDGQRLDLIGMDSGRSPVPGRVEELLLAPGNRADLLVTATAGDTVLQALPYNRGSMPGMMRQGPLTGRGPAALAVFRVSGESADAPAAVPPRPAPEDLRTATVTARRQLLLAMGMGMGQGRPSGMMGFSINGREFSGSRTDTVVPAGSVEEWTLVNTSPMDHPFHLHVWPMQLIEDNGQAVEGVIMRDVVNVRANGRATVRIAFRDFSGRSVYHCHILDHEDLGMMGVIEVS
- a CDS encoding ferredoxin reductase; the protein is MIRLRKLARAASLLTTPLAPEDILSLFNPVFSARQLRGVVTRVVPETADSATIFFRPGRGWQAHLAGQWARIGVELDGVRHWRSYSLSAPAGKDPAITVSDMGAVSGTLVRHTKPGDVLFLAPPQGDFVLPEHPRPLLMLTAGSGITPVMSMIRTLVPHRPDSDVVLIHTARTPADAIFREELAELADQFPNFQVTNWFTGERGRLDFTSTAELDGLCPDWRQRAAYACGPESFLDDAEALWEAEAATAVAQPEASLTIERFSTKLAGGSGHDGGLVTFEASDREVEAGGDTPLLDVGEDAGVLMPSGCRMGICHSCLIPLRAGQVRDLRTDEVHGEPGQLIQTCVSAAAGPVNLDL